One Campylobacter pinnipediorum subsp. caledonicus genomic window carries:
- a CDS encoding FKBP-type peptidyl-prolyl cis-trans isomerase gives MNKDQVITMFYELKDANTGEVLETNMENGGISFMTGRGHIIQNLEDEILKLKEGDKTIITIKAANACGEYDSSAVQALPKEQFAGIELREGMELFGQGEDGSNVRVIVKAIGEDEVMVDFNHPYAGKDLLFNVEILEVRDASEDELATGIVAGKHSCGCGSHGEKEGGCCGGHGHHHDHEEGGCCGGHGHHHDHKEGGCCGGHH, from the coding sequence GTGAACAAAGATCAAGTAATAACTATGTTTTACGAATTAAAAGATGCAAACACTGGTGAAGTATTAGAAACAAATATGGAAAATGGTGGGATTTCATTTATGACTGGAAGAGGTCATATTATCCAAAATTTAGAGGATGAAATTTTAAAGCTTAAAGAAGGTGATAAGACAATTATAACAATAAAAGCTGCTAATGCTTGCGGGGAATACGACAGCTCTGCAGTTCAAGCCCTACCAAAAGAGCAATTTGCTGGCATCGAATTAAGAGAAGGCATGGAATTGTTTGGACAAGGCGAAGATGGTTCAAATGTTAGAGTTATTGTAAAAGCAATAGGCGAAGATGAAGTAATGGTTGATTTTAATCATCCTTATGCTGGCAAAGATTTACTTTTTAATGTAGAAATATTAGAAGTAAGAGATGCTAGCGAGGATGAACTAGCTACCGGAATAGTTGCTGGTAAACATAGTTGCGGTTGTGGTAGTCATGGAGAAAAAGAAGGTGGCTGCTGCGGAGGACATGGACATCATCATGACCACGAAGAAGGCGGTTGTTGTGGAGGACATGGGCATCACCATGATCATAAAGAAGGTGGCTGCTGCGGAGGACATCATTAA
- a CDS encoding tetratricopeptide repeat protein, whose product MIKNIFSLAVISSITAASLAGEISVFNAGNLDTANPYGLTEGEKEVLKNKHNVATLESNLNTNQEQIQGLQSIVESLSARIYKLEQRLNEIDSRMLSDLNSSNTSFESLKQYVEETRKIQEKNYTKITKTLKQLGTLIDKKEIKPKEEKKVTTKSNKNNFSSKSNNDIYKNAVKLFNENKLDDAKEHFEYLIEKNNRPATSNFYLGEIEYKNKLYANAIAYYQKSIEMDDKASYLPKLLYHTAISFDKVGDTSSANRFYKALKIGYPETKEAQASPDRK is encoded by the coding sequence ATGATAAAAAATATTTTTTCATTAGCGGTTATAAGCTCTATAACCGCTGCTTCTTTGGCAGGTGAAATTTCTGTATTTAATGCTGGAAATTTAGATACAGCTAATCCTTACGGGTTAACAGAAGGTGAAAAAGAGGTTTTAAAAAACAAGCACAATGTAGCAACACTAGAATCAAATTTAAATACAAATCAAGAACAAATACAAGGTTTACAAAGTATTGTTGAAAGCCTTAGTGCTAGAATTTATAAATTAGAGCAACGCCTTAATGAGATTGACTCTAGAATGCTAAGCGATCTTAACTCTTCAAATACCTCATTTGAATCACTAAAGCAATATGTAGAAGAAACAAGAAAAATTCAAGAAAAAAATTACACAAAAATAACAAAAACACTAAAACAGTTAGGAACTCTTATAGACAAAAAAGAGATAAAACCAAAAGAAGAAAAAAAAGTAACTACTAAATCAAATAAGAATAATTTTTCTAGCAAAAGCAATAATGATATATATAAAAATGCTGTAAAATTATTTAATGAAAATAAACTAGATGATGCAAAAGAACACTTTGAATACTTAATAGAAAAAAACAATAGACCAGCTACATCCAATTTTTATCTTGGTGAGATAGAATATAAAAATAAACTATATGCCAATGCTATAGCATATTACCAAAAAAGTATAGAAATGGATGATAAAGCATCTTATCTACCAAAACTTTTATATCATACCGCCATAAGTTTTGATAAAGTTGGTGATACTAGCAGTGCTAATAGATTCTATAAAGCTCTAAAAATTGGATATCCAGAAACAAAAGAAGCACAAGCATCTCCAGATAGAAAATAG
- a CDS encoding OmpA family protein: protein MKNVLLTGLAVAGLLFAGCSQKTPEVDMSADVVEPSTAEEVVYEMSDTDRLNALISSVQSKVQNIYFDFDKFNISADQQGKVSLNAALFTNTQANNLSIKVEGNCDEWGTDEYNYALGLKRAKSTKDALVKNGVSADRISVVSYGESNPVCASKSKSCDAQNRRVEFKVLP, encoded by the coding sequence ATGAAAAATGTATTATTAACTGGTTTAGCTGTGGCTGGATTGCTATTTGCTGGATGTTCTCAAAAAACCCCTGAGGTAGATATGAGTGCTGACGTTGTAGAACCATCAACTGCTGAGGAAGTTGTGTACGAAATGAGTGATACCGATAGATTAAATGCTCTAATATCAAGCGTACAATCAAAAGTTCAAAATATATATTTTGATTTTGATAAGTTTAATATATCAGCTGATCAACAAGGAAAAGTTAGTTTAAATGCTGCTTTATTTACTAACACACAAGCAAACAACTTATCTATAAAAGTTGAAGGAAACTGCGATGAGTGGGGAACAGATGAGTATAACTACGCACTTGGTTTAAAAAGAGCAAAAAGCACAAAAGATGCTCTAGTAAAAAATGGTGTTTCGGCAGATAGAATATCAGTTGTAAGCTATGGTGAAAGCAATCCAGTTTGCGCTAGCAAATCAAAATCTTGCGATGCTCAAAATAGACGTGTTGAATTTAAAGTTCTACCTTAA
- the tolB gene encoding Tol-Pal system protein TolB: protein MKKIILALHIMLTFMFASDATISVINQGIALPKIALQDASENMQDLNLKEKFFKIMLGDLKVSADFEIIKSENIANFEGDELTNVLNDGTQFIFRYALQGSIDSDITLQTKLIDAKTGLTKYQKNYLLNGEKYPFLAHKSIVDLTKELNLPSVEWMEKFIIFSKYTSAKESDIVVADYTLTYQKTIIGGKLNIFPKWGNKEQSIFYYTGYVNNKPTLFRYNLTNGNKTKIIDSNGMLIASDVSKDGQKILLTMAPQDQPDIYVYDLKTKSLNQVTNYIGIDVNGNFVDNDSRIVFVSDRLGYPNIFATDIYTKSVEQMVFHGKNNNSVTTYGNYIVYSSRENSSDPSNSFNIYMISTKTDFIRQLTANGKNNYPRFSSDGESVVFIKQIGSQSSLGVIRINENKSFQFPLKIGKIQSIDW, encoded by the coding sequence ATGAAGAAAATTATTTTAGCTTTACATATTATGTTAACATTTATGTTTGCTTCTGATGCAACAATATCTGTTATAAATCAAGGCATTGCATTGCCAAAAATAGCACTTCAAGATGCTAGTGAGAATATGCAAGATCTTAATTTAAAAGAGAAATTTTTTAAAATTATGCTTGGGGATTTAAAAGTTAGTGCTGATTTTGAAATCATTAAAAGTGAAAATATTGCCAACTTTGAAGGTGATGAATTAACAAATGTATTAAACGATGGAACTCAATTTATATTTAGATATGCCCTACAAGGTTCTATCGATTCTGATATAACACTCCAAACAAAACTTATAGACGCAAAAACAGGTTTAACTAAGTATCAAAAAAATTATCTTTTAAATGGTGAAAAATATCCATTTTTAGCTCACAAAAGTATAGTTGATCTAACAAAAGAGCTAAATCTACCATCTGTTGAATGGATGGAAAAATTTATAATTTTTTCAAAATACACATCAGCAAAAGAGAGTGATATAGTTGTGGCTGACTATACATTGACATATCAAAAAACAATAATAGGTGGTAAATTAAATATTTTTCCAAAATGGGGCAATAAAGAACAAAGCATATTTTACTACACTGGATATGTAAATAATAAACCTACGCTTTTTAGATACAATCTAACTAATGGAAATAAAACAAAAATAATTGATAGCAATGGTATGTTAATTGCTTCAGATGTTAGCAAGGATGGTCAAAAAATTTTATTAACGATGGCTCCACAAGATCAGCCAGATATTTATGTATATGATTTAAAAACTAAAAGCTTAAATCAAGTAACAAATTATATCGGCATAGATGTAAATGGCAACTTTGTTGATAACGACAGCAGGATTGTTTTTGTATCTGACAGACTTGGTTATCCAAATATTTTTGCTACAGATATATATACAAAAAGTGTTGAGCAAATGGTCTTTCATGGAAAAAATAACAATTCAGTAACTACTTATGGAAATTACATAGTTTATTCTAGTAGAGAAAATAGTAGCGATCCAAGTAATTCATTTAATATCTATATGATATCAACAAAAACAGACTTTATAAGACAACTAACGGCAAATGGAAAAAATAATTATCCTAGATTTTCAAGCGATGGAGAAAGCGTAGTATTTATAAAACAAATTGGAAGCCAAAGTTCGTTAGGTGTTATTAGGATTAATGAAAATAAAAGTTTTCAATTTCCACTAAAAATAGGAAAAATTCAATCAATAGATTGGTAA
- a CDS encoding TonB C-terminal domain-containing protein yields MLNFKFPTISSFLVSLCLYVSIVAIILINISTFTDPIKKYTDKKDSFMDVMIVEQELSTEIKAPEKKEEKEIAKEDQPEKKQEEKEKTNTTNKQTTQAAQKEEEQVVVSEKKPSLKDLFKDIDTKQLQQKEKKSTKIQSRKKDEKKNSTTKINKATNIIESLKIDEVAKTPESQSTGTYDPLLGAIQNQIERAWRSYKADSDNKALIKILIDAYGNFNYEIIKLSLDDNFNKKVRKFLNKLTTEKFPHSNNNRSISLNLFLEDKL; encoded by the coding sequence ATGTTAAATTTTAAATTTCCCACAATAAGCTCTTTTTTGGTTTCTCTTTGCTTATATGTAAGTATTGTTGCTATTATTTTAATAAATATTTCAACTTTTACAGATCCAATTAAAAAATACACAGATAAAAAAGATTCTTTTATGGATGTTATGATCGTAGAACAAGAGTTATCAACTGAGATAAAAGCACCAGAAAAGAAAGAAGAAAAAGAAATAGCAAAAGAAGATCAACCTGAAAAGAAGCAAGAAGAAAAAGAAAAAACAAACACCACAAATAAACAAACAACACAGGCAGCACAAAAAGAAGAAGAGCAAGTTGTAGTTAGTGAAAAAAAACCTAGTTTAAAAGACTTATTTAAAGATATAGATACAAAACAATTACAGCAAAAAGAGAAAAAAAGTACAAAAATACAAAGCAGAAAAAAAGATGAGAAAAAAAACTCAACAACAAAAATAAACAAAGCGACAAATATCATAGAAAGTTTAAAAATAGACGAAGTAGCAAAAACTCCAGAAAGTCAAAGTACTGGAACATATGATCCATTACTAGGTGCTATACAAAATCAAATTGAAAGAGCTTGGAGAAGCTATAAGGCTGATTCCGATAATAAGGCTCTTATAAAAATTCTAATAGACGCTTACGGAAATTTTAATTATGAAATAATAAAGCTATCTCTTGATGATAATTTCAATAAAAAAGTAAGAAAATTCTTAAACAAGTTAACCACAGAAAAATTTCCGCATTCAAACAACAATAGAAGTATATCTTTAAATTTATTTTTAGAAGATAAGCTGTAA